CTTCAGCCGGGCGAGCAGGCGGGGCAGGGTGGGGATGTCCTCGCGGTGGATCTCCACCAGCGCCAGCGTGCCGGGATGGTCCTGGGCCACCGCGGCGTGCACCGATTTGACCAGCGAGCTCTTGCCCATGCCGCGCGAGCCCCAGAGCAGGGCGTTGTTGGCCGGCAGGCCCGTGGCGAAGCGGGTGGTGTTGTCCAGCAGGATGTCGCGCTGCCGCTCCACGCCGCGCAACAGGCCAATTTCCACCCGGTTGACGGAGGGCACCGGCTCCAGCCGGTCGGGATCGGCGTGCCAGACGAAGGCGTCGGCGGCACCGAGGTCGAGCCGGCCGGGCGGCGGCGGGGCAAGCCGTTCCAGGGCCTCGGCGATGCGGGTGAGGAGGGGCAGCAGTTGGGCGTCCGACATCGTGTTCCTTCGCAGGCGTTTCTTCCGGTTTCGTTGCGCCGACCCTAACCCGCCGGCGCGCCGCCGGACAAGGCACCGCGCTTGCGGGGGAGGGGTGCGCGCCGCTAAGGTGCGTGCAACGCGAACCGAGGGGCGGCCATGCACGCAGAACGTTCCGCCGATCTCCCCAATCCGGCCGGGAGCGCCGACCATGTCCTGCGGCGGCTGGAGGAAACGCCCCTTCGCGAGGACCCCTTCCCGCATCTGGTGGTGCCGGACGCCCTGCCGGCGGACCTCTACGCCCGCGCCGTCGCCCAATGGCCAAAGTTCGAGGCGCTGGCCCTCCTGCAGATGGACACGCTGCCCCAGCGCCATCAGATGGTGCTGACCGACCGCGCCCTGAGGGAGATGGAGCCGGAGGCCGGTGCGGCCTGGCGGGAGGTCCGCGATTGCCTGTTCGGGCCGGAGACGCTGAAGCGGCTGGCGCCGCGCTTTCCCTCGCTCGCCGCCAAGCTGGAGACGCCCGCCGCGGCCCGGCCGGCCATGGTCTACGCACGGCTGGTCGAGGACCATGCGGGCCACGCCATGCTGCCCCACACCGACGTGTTCGGCACCTTCCTATCCATGTTGCTCTACATGCCGGCGGACGGCCGCCGCCCCGATCTCGGGACGGCGCTGTACCGGCCGCGCGACCCGTCCTTCTCCGCCAACGCCGGACGGTCGACCGAGCGGTTCCCGCGCGCGGATTTCGAGCTGGCCGGCACCGCGCCCTTCCTGCCGAACCATCTGCTGGCCTACGCGCCCTCCGACCGCTCCTTCCACGGGGTGGAGCCCGTGGAGGCGCCCTGCGTGCGCCGCTTCCTGCTTCTCTTTGCCGTGATGGACAGCCGCGGCCCTTGAAGCCCGGCGGGCGTACCCCTATTCCATTGCATCGACGGCCCGGACCGTTATAGTCGCCGCGTCCGCGAGCGCCCGCTGCGCCTTCGGAACCAAACCACAGGGAGCCTCCAGATGTTCGTTTCGACGGCCTATGCACAGACCGCCGCGCCCGCCGCCGGTGGGGCCGACATGATCGTGCAGTTCCTGCCGCTGATCCTGATCTTCGTCGTCTTCTATTTCCTGCTGATCCGTCCGCAGCAGAAGAAGATGAAGGAACACAAGGGCATGCTGGAGTCCATCCGTCGCGGCGACCGCGTGGTGACCGGCGGCGGCATCATCGGCACCGTCACCAAGGTGGGCCCGGAGGACGAACTTCAGGTCGAGATCGCCGAGAACGTCCGTGTCCGCGTCATGCGCTCCACCGTGAACCTCGTGCTGTCGAAGTCCGAGCCGGCCAAGAGCGCCGACGAGAAGGCTGAAGAAAAGGTCGTGGACCGCAAGTAACGCGGTTCTCCGGTAGCGAACGGGACTGGTTTACGAATGCTGTATTTTCCGCGCTGGAAGATTTTTCTGATCGTCGCGATCTGCGTGCTCGGGACCATCCTCACGCTGCCGAATTTTTTCAGCCGCGAGACGTTGTCGGCCCTGCCGAACTGGTACGCGCACAACCGCGTCAACCTCGGCCTCGACCTGCGCGGCGGGTCGCACCTGCTGCTCGAGGTGGACATGGGCGCGGTCATCCGTGACCGCGTCGAAGGCCTGGTCGATTCGGCGCGCACCCAGCTCCGCAACGACAATGTCGGTTACACGGCGATCACCCCGGGCGACCGCGGCATCACCGTGCAGCTCCGCGACCCGGCGCAGGCCGACACGGCGGTGCGGGCGCTGCGCCAGCTCGCCAACACCATCGGCGGCGGACCGCTCGGCGGCGGCCAGCCGGATCTGGAGGTCACCTCCGGCGGCGGCAGCGTCACCGCCCGGTTGAGCGAGATCGCCCTGCGCGAGCGCGCCACCCAGGCCATCGAGCAGTCCATCGAGATCGTGCGGCGCCGCATCGATGAGACCGGCGTCAACGAGCCGACCATCGCCCGCCAGGGCGCCGACCGCATCCTGGTCCAGCTTCCCGGCGTCGAGGACCCCGACCGCGTGAAGCGTCTTCTCGGCACCACCGCGAAGATGACCTTCCGTCTGGTCGACATGAACGCCGACCCGAGCGCCGGCCGCGCCCCTCCGGGCACCGACATCCTTCCCTCGGCGGAAGGCGGGCGGGCGCAGAGCGCCTACGTCATCCGCAAGAAGGTCGAGGTGGACGGCGCCAACCTGACCAACGCCACCGCGGGCAGCAACCCGCAGACCGGCGAATGGGTGGTCAATTTCGAATTCGACAGCATCGGCGCCCGCCGCTTCGCCGACGTGACCCGTGCCAACGTCGGCCGGCCCTTCGCCATCGTGCTCGACAACAAGGTCATCAGCGCCCCGGTGATCCGCGAGCCGATCACCGGCGGACGCGGCCAGATCAGCGGCAGCTTCACCGCCGCCGACGCCAACGACCTCGCCGTCCTGCTGCGCGCCGGCGCACTGCCGGCCCCGCTGAAGGTGATCGAGGAGCGCACGGTCGGCCCCGACCTCGGCGCCGATTCGATCCGCGCCGGCCTGATGTCGGTGGGAATCGGCTTCGTGCTGGTCTGCGCCTACATGATCGCCGCCTACGGCCTGTTCGGGGCTTTCGCCTGCTTCGCGCTGCTGGTCAACACCGTTCTGACGCTGGCCGCGCTGTCGCTGCTCCAGGCGACGCTGACGCTGCCGGGCATCGCCGGCGTCCTGCTGTCGCTCGGTCTGGCGGTCGACGCCAACATCCTGATCAACGAGCGCATCCGCGAGGAAACGAAGAAGGGCCGCGGCGTCTTCGGCTCGGTCGAGGCCGGCTTCAGCCGCGCCTATTCCACCATCGTGGACGCCAACCTGACCACCGCCATCAAGATGGCCATCCTGTTCGTGCTGGGCACCGGCGCGATCAAGGGCTTCGCCGTCACCATCACCTTCGGCATCCTGATTTCGCTGTTCACGGCCACCGTGCTCGTGCGTCTCATGATGGTCAGTTGGCTGCGCAAGACGCGGCCGGCCGTCCTGCCGGTGTAAGAGGTCATTCCCATGTTCCGGCTTCGTCTGGTCCCTGACAACACCAACATCCAGTTCATGCGCGGGCGACACGCCGGCCTGATCGTGTCGGCGTTCCTGTCGATCGCGTCGGTGGTGCTGTTCTTCTATCCCGGCCTTAATTACGGCATCGACTTCCGCGGCGGCATCGTCATCGAAGCGCGCACGCCGCAGGCCGCCGACTTTGCCTCGCTGCGCCACACGCTCGGTCAGCTCAATCTCGGGCAGGTGGCGTTGCAGGAGTTCGGCTCGCCCCAGGACGTGCTGATCCGTCTGGAACGCCAGCCGGGGGATGACGCCGCCCAGCAGGTGGCCGCCGACAAGGTGAGGGCCACGCTCGCCCAGGAGCTTCCCGGCACCACCGTGCGCCGCGTCGAGGCGGTTGGCGCGTCGGTCAGCGGCGAGCTGTTCTTCAACGGCATGCTGGCGCTCGGCCTCGCGCTGCTGGCGATGCTCGTCTACATCTGGTTCCGCTTCGAATGGCAGTTCGGTTTCGGCGCCATCGTGACGCTGCTGCTGGACGTGACGAAGGTGGTCGGCTTCTACGCGATCACCGGGATGCAGTTCAACCTGACGGCCATCGCGGCGATCCTGACGATCATGGGCTATTCGACCAACGACAAGGTCGTGGTCTATGACCGCATGCGCGAGAATCTGCGCATCTACAAGAAGATGCCGCTGCGCGAGTTGATCGACCGTTCGATCAACGAGACGCTGAACCGCACGCTGGGCACCTCCATGTCGACGCTGCTGTCGATCCTGCCGCTGGCCTTCTTCGGCGGCGAGGCGTTGCAGGATTTCGGCATCGTGCTGATCTTCGGCATTTTCCTGGCGACCTCCTCGTCCATCTTCATCGCCGCCCCCATCTTGCTGTTCCTGGGCGAGAACCGGCTGCGCCGCAACGCGCCGGCGGAGAACGCGGCCCCGGCCGCCAACCCGACGCCCTGATCGGCCAAGCACAGACCGGCGAAAACAGGAAGCGGATCAGAGATGGCGGACATCACGCCGATCATCCCGTCGGACCGGCAGGTCATCGACGGCTACGGGGACGGGCAGTTCTGCGTGTCCGGGCAATGGCGCACCGGGGCGGTCGTGGTCCTTCCCGACCGCACGGAGCCCTGGCGCCCCCAGGACTTCGCCGCCCTCACGGCGGAGGACTTCGCCCCGGTCATCGGTGCGGAGCCGCGGGTGGAGTTTCTCCTGCTCGGCTCCGGCGCCCGGATGCAGCTTCTGCCCAAGGCCCTGCG
The Azospirillum brasilense genome window above contains:
- a CDS encoding Mth938-like domain-containing protein, yielding MADITPIIPSDRQVIDGYGDGQFCVSGQWRTGAVVVLPDRTEPWRPQDFAALTAEDFAPVIGAEPRVEFLLLGSGARMQLLPKALRQSLRDAGLVVEVMDTGAACRTYNVLLAEGRRVGAALLPV
- the secF gene encoding protein translocase subunit SecF, which produces MFRLRLVPDNTNIQFMRGRHAGLIVSAFLSIASVVLFFYPGLNYGIDFRGGIVIEARTPQAADFASLRHTLGQLNLGQVALQEFGSPQDVLIRLERQPGDDAAQQVAADKVRATLAQELPGTTVRRVEAVGASVSGELFFNGMLALGLALLAMLVYIWFRFEWQFGFGAIVTLLLDVTKVVGFYAITGMQFNLTAIAAILTIMGYSTNDKVVVYDRMRENLRIYKKMPLRELIDRSINETLNRTLGTSMSTLLSILPLAFFGGEALQDFGIVLIFGIFLATSSSIFIAAPILLFLGENRLRRNAPAENAAPAANPTP
- the secD gene encoding protein translocase subunit SecD produces the protein MLYFPRWKIFLIVAICVLGTILTLPNFFSRETLSALPNWYAHNRVNLGLDLRGGSHLLLEVDMGAVIRDRVEGLVDSARTQLRNDNVGYTAITPGDRGITVQLRDPAQADTAVRALRQLANTIGGGPLGGGQPDLEVTSGGGSVTARLSEIALRERATQAIEQSIEIVRRRIDETGVNEPTIARQGADRILVQLPGVEDPDRVKRLLGTTAKMTFRLVDMNADPSAGRAPPGTDILPSAEGGRAQSAYVIRKKVEVDGANLTNATAGSNPQTGEWVVNFEFDSIGARRFADVTRANVGRPFAIVLDNKVISAPVIREPITGGRGQISGSFTAADANDLAVLLRAGALPAPLKVIEERTVGPDLGADSIRAGLMSVGIGFVLVCAYMIAAYGLFGAFACFALLVNTVLTLAALSLLQATLTLPGIAGVLLSLGLAVDANILINERIREETKKGRGVFGSVEAGFSRAYSTIVDANLTTAIKMAILFVLGTGAIKGFAVTITFGILISLFTATVLVRLMMVSWLRKTRPAVLPV
- the yajC gene encoding preprotein translocase subunit YajC, whose product is MFVSTAYAQTAAPAAGGADMIVQFLPLILIFVVFYFLLIRPQQKKMKEHKGMLESIRRGDRVVTGGGIIGTVTKVGPEDELQVEIAENVRVRVMRSTVNLVLSKSEPAKSADEKAEEKVVDRK